In one Arenibacter antarcticus genomic region, the following are encoded:
- the fsa gene encoding fructose-6-phosphate aldolase, with protein MKFFIDTANLAQIKEAQELGVLDGVTTNPSLMAKEGITGRNNILKHYVDICNIVDGDVSAEVISTDLESMIKEGEELAELHEQIVVKIPMIKDGIKAIKYFSDKGIRTNCTLVFSAGQALLAAKAGASYVSPFIGRLDDISTDGLNLISEIRLIYDNYGFKTEILAASIRHTMHIIDCAKIGADVMTGALSSIEGLLKHPLTDSGLAKFLEDYQKGN; from the coding sequence ATGAAGTTTTTTATTGACACGGCAAACTTAGCGCAAATAAAAGAAGCCCAAGAATTAGGGGTATTGGATGGGGTAACTACCAATCCATCACTAATGGCAAAAGAGGGGATCACTGGAAGGAATAATATATTAAAGCACTATGTAGATATCTGTAACATTGTGGATGGAGATGTTTCTGCAGAAGTTATATCGACCGACCTAGAATCCATGATCAAGGAAGGTGAAGAATTAGCGGAATTGCACGAACAGATCGTGGTTAAGATTCCCATGATTAAAGATGGTATAAAAGCTATTAAATATTTTTCTGATAAGGGGATAAGGACCAATTGTACTTTGGTGTTTTCTGCTGGTCAGGCTTTGCTTGCAGCAAAAGCTGGAGCGTCATATGTTTCTCCTTTTATCGGTAGGTTAGACGATATTTCTACGGATGGTCTGAATCTGATTTCTGAAATTAGACTTATCTATGATAATTATGGTTTTAAAACTGAGATATTGGCAGCTTCTATTAGGCATACAATGCATATAATAGATTGTGCCAAAATTGGTGCTGATGTAATGACCGGTGCGTTGTCTTCTATAGAAGGTTTGCTAAAGCATCCATTAACCGATAGTGGATT
- a CDS encoding SDR family oxidoreductase — protein MEQKVVLVTGGSSGIGKSIGIYLKSKGYKVYGTTRNLTNYSNFKEFDLLELDVRNPDSVKRSVTELIAKEGRVDVLVNNAGIGITGPIEETPHEEILKAFDTNFNGPLHVSKAVLPYMRKQGSGLIINITSIAGYMGLPYRGIYSASKGALELVTEALRMETKDFGIHFTNLAPGDFATNIAAGRYHAPVSEKSPYREPYGNTLKMMDEHVESGKDPMLVARMVFKIINTKNPKVHYKVGEFMQKISLILKKILPDKVYEKLLLNHYKL, from the coding sequence ATGGAACAAAAGGTAGTGCTGGTGACAGGTGGTTCATCGGGGATTGGTAAATCTATTGGGATTTATTTAAAATCTAAGGGATATAAGGTGTATGGAACTACCAGGAATTTGACCAATTATTCCAATTTTAAGGAATTTGATCTTTTGGAATTGGATGTTAGAAATCCAGACAGCGTTAAGCGTTCGGTTACAGAACTTATAGCCAAGGAGGGTAGGGTAGATGTGTTGGTTAATAATGCCGGAATTGGGATTACGGGACCAATAGAAGAAACACCACACGAAGAAATCCTAAAAGCATTCGACACAAATTTTAATGGTCCACTCCATGTTTCCAAGGCAGTTTTGCCCTATATGAGGAAACAAGGATCGGGCCTGATTATCAATATCACTTCCATTGCAGGTTATATGGGGTTGCCTTATAGAGGAATTTATTCGGCAAGCAAAGGAGCCCTAGAATTGGTTACAGAAGCGTTAAGAATGGAAACAAAGGATTTTGGGATACATTTTACGAATCTAGCTCCTGGAGATTTTGCAACCAACATTGCTGCAGGAAGATATCATGCACCAGTTTCGGAGAAGTCGCCTTACAGGGAACCTTATGGCAATACTTTGAAAATGATGGATGAACATGTGGAGAGCGGAAAAGATCCTATGCTTGTTGCTCGTATGGTATTTAAGATAATCAATACTAAAAACCCTAAAGTACATTATAAGGTAGGGGAGTTTATGCAAAAAATATCCCTGATTCTCAAAAAGATATTACCGGACAAAGTATACGAGAAACTCCTATTGAACCATTATAAATTGTAA
- a CDS encoding glutaminyl-peptide cyclotransferase — translation MNSLKVNFLFLIPLFFMACGGNSDPNQLFEIQLDGKRSEFQQNELINISIINKKEVKIDQVTYHINNTEIKPVDSKIKLNLPQLGAKTISANISFNGSTVEISKNIKLLAEKAPEIYTYEIVNEFPHDQTAYTQGLEFYKDTLYESTGKKGQSSLRKVDYKTGQVLQKIALEDHYFGEGITILNDKIYQLTWQSGVGFIYDLTQFKKIDSFKYDQSKEGWGLCNDGTKIFKSDGTEKIWFLNPQTMAEEGYFETVTNTSIFNKANELEYVDGKIYANVYQKESMMIIDAKSGAIEGVINFGGLKDKVTQHKDLDVLNGVAYHPERKTFFVTGKNWDKLFEVNIRKK, via the coding sequence ATGAACTCTTTAAAAGTAAATTTCCTATTCCTGATTCCTTTATTCTTTATGGCATGCGGCGGGAACTCAGATCCAAATCAGCTTTTTGAAATTCAATTGGATGGAAAAAGATCAGAATTCCAACAAAACGAATTGATTAATATCTCTATAATCAACAAAAAGGAAGTGAAAATTGACCAGGTCACCTACCACATAAACAACACCGAAATTAAACCTGTTGACAGTAAGATTAAACTTAATCTACCACAACTTGGAGCAAAAACTATATCTGCCAATATTAGTTTTAATGGTAGTACGGTGGAAATAAGTAAAAATATAAAACTATTGGCCGAAAAAGCCCCAGAAATATACACCTATGAAATAGTCAATGAATTTCCGCACGACCAAACTGCCTACACACAAGGCCTTGAATTTTATAAGGACACTCTTTACGAAAGCACGGGAAAAAAAGGACAGTCTTCTTTACGAAAGGTAGATTATAAAACTGGCCAAGTATTGCAAAAAATAGCGTTGGAAGACCATTATTTTGGGGAAGGAATCACCATTCTAAACGATAAAATCTATCAACTAACTTGGCAAAGTGGGGTGGGTTTTATATACGATCTTACCCAATTTAAGAAAATAGATAGTTTTAAATACGATCAGAGCAAGGAAGGCTGGGGCTTGTGCAATGACGGAACCAAAATCTTTAAAAGTGATGGAACCGAGAAAATATGGTTTTTAAATCCTCAAACTATGGCGGAGGAAGGATATTTTGAAACGGTTACCAACACCTCTATTTTTAATAAAGCCAATGAGTTGGAATATGTTGATGGAAAAATTTACGCCAACGTTTACCAAAAGGAAAGCATGATGATTATTGATGCAAAAAGTGGCGCGATAGAAGGCGTTATTAATTTTGGAGGTTTAAAGGATAAGGTCACCCAACATAAAGATCTAGATGTTCTTAACGGTGTCGCCTATCATCCAGAAAGAAAAACATTTTTTGTGACAGGTAAAAATTGGGATAAATTATTCGAGGTTAACATACGTAAAAAATAA
- a CDS encoding thioesterase family protein → MGTFSKTLIVVQDDLDDLEHVNNVRYVQWMQDIAKEHWLAKAPEALIKETVWVVLTHHITYKSAAKLNDEIILNTFIEKSKGPICIRVVEMFNKETGQLLIKAKTEWCLLKSDTFKPMRISPEIAEIFISNP, encoded by the coding sequence ATGGGAACATTTTCAAAGACCCTTATCGTTGTACAGGACGATCTTGATGATCTGGAACACGTAAACAATGTTAGGTATGTACAATGGATGCAAGATATAGCCAAGGAACATTGGCTAGCCAAAGCACCTGAAGCGCTAATTAAAGAAACGGTATGGGTGGTACTTACCCATCATATTACGTATAAGAGTGCGGCAAAACTAAACGATGAAATAATCTTAAACACCTTTATCGAAAAAAGTAAAGGCCCTATCTGTATCCGTGTCGTAGAAATGTTTAACAAGGAAACCGGTCAATTATTAATCAAAGCTAAAACAGAGTGGTGCCTACTGAAATCGGACACCTTTAAACCTATGCGAATAAGTCCTGAGATTGCAGAAATATTTATTAGCAATCCATAA